The Nitrospirota bacterium DNA window CATCCTGTTAAAACCGGGAATCATGTTAAGAAGATTCTGAATGGGGCCCATAGAGCGTATTTTACTCAACTGGTCTCTTAAATCATCAAGTGTAAAACTATCGGTCAGAAGCTTATCTTTGAATTTTTCGGCATCTTTTTCATCAAAGGTCTGTTGGGCTTTTTCTATAAAACTGAGCACATCCCCCATGCCAAGAATTCTTGAGGCAATACGCTCCGGGTAAAACGGCTCAATCATATCTATTTTTTCACCAGTACCGATAAACTTAATTGGCTTTCCTGTGACTTCACGAATGGAAATGGCAGCGCCTCCGCGGGCGTCTCCATCCATCTTGGTAAGCACTATGCCGTCCACTCCGATTCTTTCGTTAAATGTATGAGCTATATTTACAGCATCCTGCCCTGTCATTGAATCGGCCACAAAGAGGGTCTCTGTGGGCTGTACTGCGTCTTTTATGTCTTTAAGTTGCCCCATCAGCTCGTCATCAATGTGAAGGCGTCCGGCAGTGTCAACAAATACAATGTCTCGCGCCTCTTTTTTAGCCTCTGTTATTGCATCTCTGCAAACTTTAACAGGATTTTTTTCCTCTTTTGAAAAAAACACAGGCACACCGATTTGTTTACCAAGGGTTATAAGCTGATCAATTGCAGCAGGGCGTTGAAGGTCAGCGGCAACCATCATAGGACGCCTGCCCTGGGTTTTAAAATGAAGTGCAATTTTTGCTGTTGTGGTAGTTTTGCCTGAGCCCTGAAGCCCCGCCATCAATACCACTGTGGGAGGATTGGGTGAGAGCCGGATTTTTTCGTTTTCTGCCCCCAGAAGGAGACAGAGCTCATCATTTACTATCTTTACTACCTGCTGGCCAGGCGTCAGGCTTTCCAAAACCTGCGCGCCAAGCGACTTTACCTTTACCCTCTCGACAAAGCCCTTAACGACTTTAAAGTTTACGTCAGCCTCCAAAAGGGCCAGACGTATTTCTTTCATGGCTATATCTATATCACCGGAGGTTAAAAATCCCTTCCCTTTTAACCTCTTAAAAACAGCCTCTAATTTCTCATTTAAAGAAGCAAACAAGCAACCCCGCCTTTACCGTTACTATCCGGTACTTGTATCGATCTCTTACGATAGTCCACAGTTGTTCAACCTTAACCTGTAACTCAGATGCCCCACAACCCGTTGCTCACAAAGAGAGCTTGCCTGCTCACACACACAAAGCTAACCAAGAAGTGTTTGAATCTTTTCCTTAAGTTGTGCTTTTGGTACAGCCCCTACAAGCTGGTCTATCTTATCACCGTTACGGAAAAACATCAGGGTTGGTATCCCCATTATTTTGTACTTACTGGCTACATCGGGATTTTCATCAGTGTTGAGCTTTACGACCTTCATTTTCCCTGTAAATTCCTTTGCTAACTCCTCCACAATAGGAGCTACCATCCTGCATGGACCGCACCACACTGCCCAGAAGTCAACAAGCACCAGTCCTTGCGCCTTTAGCACCTCAGATTCCCACGTAGCCGTTGTTGCGGCAATCACTCCTTCTGCCATATACACTCCTCCTTATATAATTTCACTGTAAAACCAAATATCTCATCATCAAAGATCAATTCCAACTTTGATTATATTTATTAACGCAGGCATTTGTCAAACAATTTTTTAATATCAAAATAACTTTATTTAAA harbors:
- the trxA gene encoding thioredoxin, which produces MAEGVIAATTATWESEVLKAQGLVLVDFWAVWCGPCRMVAPIVEELAKEFTGKMKVVKLNTDENPDVASKYKIMGIPTLMFFRNGDKIDQLVGAVPKAQLKEKIQTLLG
- the ffh gene encoding signal recognition particle protein; the encoded protein is MFASLNEKLEAVFKRLKGKGFLTSGDIDIAMKEIRLALLEADVNFKVVKGFVERVKVKSLGAQVLESLTPGQQVVKIVNDELCLLLGAENEKIRLSPNPPTVVLMAGLQGSGKTTTTAKIALHFKTQGRRPMMVAADLQRPAAIDQLITLGKQIGVPVFFSKEEKNPVKVCRDAITEAKKEARDIVFVDTAGRLHIDDELMGQLKDIKDAVQPTETLFVADSMTGQDAVNIAHTFNERIGVDGIVLTKMDGDARGGAAISIREVTGKPIKFIGTGEKIDMIEPFYPERIASRILGMGDVLSFIEKAQQTFDEKDAEKFKDKLLTDSFTLDDLRDQLSKIRSMGPIQNLLNMIPGFNRMKGVEVDEKQFVRIEAMINSMTKKEKRNPDILNGSRKIRISKGSGTTVADVNRLLKQYKDMKKMMKMFKGKKGFKMPDFMPF